The following proteins are co-located in the Hominilimicola fabiformis genome:
- a CDS encoding adenosylcobinamide-GDP ribazoletransferase → MNIIKSICVAFSMYSKIPMPRVEWNEKNMKYAMCFFPLVGAVIGGLMLLVRFLCGRFGFNTSVYAVVMTALPVLVSGGIHTDGFIDTADALSSYGDKEKKLEILKDPHTGAFAIIGAIMYYLLFFGFMTEIWDIKATIAVSVGFVLSRSLSGLAIGIFKCAKNSGLLYTFKSAAHKKTIVTVMILYIALCVAMLCFTGVYGLGTICAAVISFLWYRHVAYSKFGGITGDIAGYFVCICEVLCVIFGGVLCVLL, encoded by the coding sequence ATGAACATAATTAAATCAATATGCGTAGCATTTTCGATGTATTCAAAAATTCCTATGCCGAGAGTGGAATGGAACGAAAAAAATATGAAATACGCAATGTGCTTTTTTCCGCTTGTCGGTGCAGTAATCGGCGGACTTATGTTACTTGTACGATTTCTATGCGGTAGATTTGGTTTTAACACAAGCGTTTATGCGGTTGTGATGACAGCTTTGCCGGTGCTTGTTTCTGGCGGAATACATACGGACGGATTTATTGACACAGCTGATGCACTTTCATCATACGGTGACAAAGAGAAAAAACTCGAAATTTTAAAAGATCCGCATACGGGTGCATTTGCGATAATCGGTGCGATAATGTATTATCTGTTGTTTTTCGGATTTATGACGGAGATATGGGATATAAAAGCTACTATAGCGGTGAGTGTAGGCTTTGTTTTATCGCGTTCTCTTAGCGGATTGGCAATCGGCATTTTTAAATGTGCAAAAAACAGCGGACTTCTTTATACATTTAAGAGTGCCGCACACAAAAAAACGATTGTGACTGTTATGATTTTGTATATTGCTTTGTGCGTTGCGATGCTTTGTTTTACAGGCGTGTACGGACTTGGTACGATATGCGCGGCGGTGATTTCGTTTTTGTGGTACAGACACGTTGCATACAGTAAATTCGGAGGAATAACAGGCGATATTGCAGGATATTTTGTATGCATATGTGAGGTTTTGTGCGTGATTTTCGGAGGTGTATTATGCGTTTTGTTATAG
- a CDS encoding histidine phosphatase family protein — protein MKIILIRHGMTEGNLKRRYIGTMDEDLINTDCLKGDYPKCERVVASPLKRCIQTAEYIYPNVDIEICDKLKECDFGDFENKSYEDLKDNPDYQKWLDSNGELPFPNGETHEDFKNRCKEGFFESLTERDTAFVIHGGSIMAIMQKLFGGNFYDYQVKNGCGYEFEMRNGEIVDDYSPIGCG, from the coding sequence ATGAAGATAATACTTATACGTCACGGTATGACGGAGGGAAATTTAAAGCGAAGATATATCGGAACAATGGACGAAGATTTGATAAATACCGACTGTCTGAAAGGCGATTATCCTAAGTGTGAGAGGGTTGTCGCAAGTCCGTTAAAGAGGTGTATTCAAACGGCGGAATATATATATCCGAATGTGGATATTGAAATTTGCGATAAGCTCAAGGAATGTGATTTTGGCGATTTTGAGAATAAATCATACGAGGATTTAAAGGATAATCCCGATTATCAAAAGTGGCTTGACAGCAACGGTGAATTGCCGTTTCCGAACGGCGAGACACACGAAGATTTTAAAAATCGCTGCAAAGAAGGCTTTTTTGAGAGCCTTACGGAGCGTGACACGGCGTTTGTAATTCACGGCGGAAGTATTATGGCGATTATGCAGAAACTTTTTGGCGGTAATTTTTATGATTATCAGGTCAAAAACGGCTGCGGATATGAATTTGAAATGAGAAACGGAGAGATAGTTGATGATTATAGCCCAATCGGCTGCGGTTAG
- a CDS encoding bifunctional adenosylcobinamide kinase/adenosylcobinamide-phosphate guanylyltransferase, giving the protein MRFVIGGADCGKRDFVRENYGIDEILIADYDSVFTAKAVYGFHIFIKKLMADGKDIVAVVDEISEKNHDITIISTEIGYGVVPMEKGDREWRETVGRTCCYIAKKADEVVRVVCGVGNRIK; this is encoded by the coding sequence ATGCGTTTTGTTATAGGCGGCGCGGATTGCGGAAAGCGTGATTTTGTAAGAGAAAATTATGGTATTGATGAAATTTTAATTGCCGATTATGACAGTGTTTTTACTGCGAAGGCAGTTTATGGTTTTCATATTTTTATAAAAAAATTGATGGCTGACGGCAAGGATATTGTTGCGGTTGTTGACGAGATTTCGGAGAAAAATCACGATATAACGATTATTTCAACCGAAATCGGTTACGGCGTTGTTCCTATGGAGAAAGGTGACAGAGAATGGCGCGAAACAGTCGGAAGAACGTGCTGTTATATCGCGAAAAAAGCGGACGAAGTCGTGCGAGTTGTATGCGGAGTGGGGAACAGAATTAAATGA
- the cobT gene encoding nicotinate-nucleotide--dimethylbenzimidazole phosphoribosyltransferase, translating to MYKIRKLDEQAIENAEKKWNSIAKPLHSLGVFEDIVKNIAGIQGTQNIDIKKRCVLVMCADNGVVCERVTQTGQEVTAVVTENFAKGATSVCAMARNIGADVVPIDVGVARDVDGVVNKKISYGTKNMLHEKAMTYEQAKEAVQVGIDCVKELSEKGYKIIVTGEMGIGNTTTSSAVASVLLDRKAEDVTGRGAGLTSGALERKIEVIKKSIELHKPDKNDIFDVLSKVGGYDIAALTGAFIGGAMYGVAMVIDGFISSVAALCAEKLCPKCSDFMIASHVSKESCTADILELLGKKAPINADMCLGEGTGGMVMLAALDTALCVYNEMSTFDDINVESYKELK from the coding sequence ATGTACAAAATCAGAAAATTAGATGAACAAGCAATAGAAAATGCGGAAAAGAAATGGAACTCAATAGCAAAACCGTTGCACAGTCTTGGTGTATTTGAGGATATTGTAAAAAATATTGCGGGTATTCAAGGAACACAAAACATAGACATAAAAAAGAGATGTGTACTTGTCATGTGTGCCGATAACGGCGTTGTGTGCGAGAGAGTAACTCAGACGGGGCAGGAAGTTACGGCGGTTGTGACGGAGAACTTCGCAAAGGGTGCAACAAGCGTGTGTGCTATGGCAAGAAATATCGGTGCGGACGTTGTACCGATTGACGTGGGAGTGGCGCGTGACGTTGACGGCGTGGTAAACAAAAAAATATCGTACGGCACAAAAAATATGTTACACGAAAAAGCAATGACGTATGAGCAAGCCAAAGAGGCGGTGCAAGTGGGAATTGACTGCGTAAAAGAGCTTAGCGAAAAAGGCTATAAAATCATTGTGACCGGTGAAATGGGAATCGGAAACACGACTACAAGCTCGGCGGTTGCAAGCGTTTTGCTTGACAGAAAAGCAGAGGACGTAACCGGCAGAGGTGCAGGGCTGACAAGCGGTGCATTGGAGAGAAAAATTGAGGTTATAAAAAAGTCGATTGAGCTTCACAAACCTGATAAAAACGATATTTTTGACGTACTTTCAAAGGTCGGCGGTTATGACATTGCCGCTTTGACGGGGGCGTTTATCGGCGGTGCTATGTACGGCGTTGCAATGGTTATTGACGGATTTATTTCGTCGGTGGCGGCACTTTGTGCGGAAAAGTTATGCCCGAAATGCAGTGATTTTATGATTGCGTCACACGTTTCAAAGGAAAGCTGTACGGCTGATATTTTGGAATTACTCGGCAAGAAAGCACCGATAAATGCGGATATGTGCTTGGGCGAGGGGACAGGCGGAATGGTTATGCTTGCCGCACTTGATACCGCACTTTGCGTATATAACGAAATGTCTACTTTTGACGATATTAACGTTGAAAGCTATAAGGAGCTTAAATAA
- the cbiB gene encoding adenosylcobinamide-phosphate synthase CbiB, which yields MIIAQSAAVSIGFVLDAIFGDPDFKLHPIRLIGYLISFLEKVMRRIFTKNERFGGAVMAICVLIICGGVPFAILFFAYRLNYFFGIAIESVICYFMLAAKSLKQAGMSVYKPLKNGDVDGARKSVSMIVGRDTESLDDIGITKAAVETVAENTSDGVIAPLIYMAIGGGVLGCIYKAINTMDSMVGYKNDRYINFGRFAAKLDDIANYIPSRISAYLMIFASKIMGYNSRNAYRIFKRDSRNHASPNSAQTESVVAGALEIQLAGDAYYFGKLYKKPFIGDGIKPIKYDNIADSIKLMYMTSVISAVLFVGLKVAVGVVYGI from the coding sequence ATGATTATAGCCCAATCGGCTGCGGTTAGTATAGGTTTTGTGCTTGACGCAATATTCGGCGACCCCGATTTTAAACTGCACCCTATTCGACTTATAGGTTATTTGATTTCGTTTTTGGAAAAGGTTATGAGAAGAATTTTCACGAAAAACGAAAGGTTCGGCGGTGCGGTTATGGCGATATGCGTGCTTATTATATGCGGCGGTGTACCGTTTGCGATTTTGTTTTTTGCGTACAGATTAAATTACTTTTTCGGTATTGCGATTGAAAGCGTTATATGCTATTTTATGCTTGCGGCGAAGTCATTGAAACAAGCAGGTATGAGTGTGTATAAACCGCTCAAAAACGGTGACGTTGACGGCGCACGAAAAAGCGTTTCTATGATTGTCGGACGTGATACGGAAAGTCTTGACGACATTGGGATAACGAAAGCGGCTGTTGAAACCGTTGCGGAAAATACGTCTGACGGAGTTATTGCACCGCTCATATATATGGCAATCGGCGGCGGTGTGTTGGGTTGTATTTACAAGGCGATTAACACAATGGATTCAATGGTCGGTTACAAGAACGACAGGTACATAAATTTCGGCAGATTTGCCGCAAAGCTTGACGATATTGCAAATTATATACCGTCAAGAATTTCGGCATATTTGATGATTTTTGCATCAAAAATTATGGGCTATAATTCACGCAATGCGTACAGAATTTTTAAACGCGATTCACGCAATCACGCAAGTCCGAACTCGGCTCAGACGGAGTCGGTCGTGGCAGGTGCACTTGAAATTCAGCTTGCGGGTGATGCGTACTATTTCGGTAAGCTGTACAAAAAGCCGTTTATAGGCGATGGCATTAAGCCGATTAAATATGATAATATTGCAGATTCGATTAAACTTATGTATATGACGTCCGTAATTTCGGCGGTGCTGTTTGTCGGATTGAAAGTGGCGGTAGGTGTTGTATATGGTATATGA
- a CDS encoding bifunctional adenosylcobinamide kinase/adenosylcobinamide-phosphate guanylyltransferase: MFILVTGGSGSGKSEFAENIAMKLGGKMLYVATMKPYDDECLKHIERHRKMRDGKGFRTVECYTDLSEITESADTILLECMSNLTANVMFSDNNENAFEKIIGGILNLKSENIVIVTNEISSDGIEYDGDTKMYISLLGRINSALSKRADKVYEVVYGIPIEIKRGQ, translated from the coding sequence ATGTTTATACTTGTAACAGGCGGAAGCGGAAGCGGAAAGTCTGAATTTGCCGAAAATATTGCAATGAAATTGGGCGGTAAAATGCTGTACGTTGCAACGATGAAACCATATGATGACGAATGTTTAAAACATATCGAACGTCACAGGAAAATGCGTGACGGCAAAGGCTTTAGAACGGTTGAATGTTATACTGATTTATCCGAAATAACGGAAAGTGCCGATACAATTCTTTTGGAATGTATGTCGAATTTGACCGCAAACGTGATGTTTTCGGATAATAATGAAAATGCTTTTGAAAAAATTATCGGCGGAATTTTGAATTTAAAGAGTGAAAATATTGTTATTGTTACAAATGAAATATCTTCGGACGGCATTGAATATGACGGGGACACTAAAATGTATATCAGCCTTTTAGGCAGAATAAACAGTGCATTGTCAAAACGTGCCGATAAAGTGTATGAGGTCGTTTACGGAATACCGATTGAAATTAAAAGGGGACAGTAA